In Streptomyces sp. Li-HN-5-11, the sequence TGCCGGCGGAGGCGACGGGCGGAGTCGGCGGCGACTGGTTCGACGTGCTCCCGCTGTCCGGCGCCCGGGTGGGCCTCGTCGTCGGTGACGTGGTCGGTCACGGCATCGCCGCCGCGGCGACCATGGGCCGGCTGCGCACCGCGGTCCAGACCCTCGCGGACATGGAGCTGCCTCCCGACGACCTGCTGGCTCACCTCGACGACCTCGTGCTCCGCCTGGGCGAGGAGGAGACCGGTGGTGACACGGGCGAGAGCATGACGAGCTTCCTCGGAGCCACCTGTCTGTACGCGGTCTACGATCCCGTTACGCGGCGTTGCACCATGGCCCGGGCCGGGCATCCGCCTCCTGTCGTCGTCACACCGGACGGCAACGTGTACTTCCCCGAACTCCCCGCGGGACCCCCGCTCGGGCTGGGCGGGATGGCCTTCGAGGCCACCGAGATCGAGCTCGCCGAGAACAGCCTGTTCGGCCTCTACACCGACGGCCTCGTCGAGGGGACCGACCGGGACATGGAGCTGGGCATGTCCCGGCTCGCCGACGTGCTCGGCCGGCCCGGCCCCGACCTCGGGACGCTCTGCGCGTCCGCCGTGCGCCGGCTCGTGCCCGTCCCCCAACCCGACGACATAGCCCTCCTCCTGACACGCACCCACGCCCTGGGCGCCGACCAGGTCATCTCATGGGACGTGCCCGTGGACCCGGCCGCCGTCGGCGGTGTCCGCGCCCGGGCGATCCGTCAGGTGGAAGCGTGGGGCGTCGGTGAACTGGCCATGACGACGGAACTCATCGTCAGCGAACTGGTCACCAACGCGATCCGCCACGCCGCACCGCCCATACGACTGCGCATGCTGCGCGACTCACGCCTGACCTGCGAGGTCGCCGACGCCAGCAGCACCGCCCCGCGGCTGAGGCATGCCCGCAGCACGGACGAAGGCGGCCGGGGCCTGTTCCTGGTGGCCCAGATGGCCCACCGCTGGGGCGCCCGGTACACGGCCGACGGAAAGATCATCTGGGCCGAACAGGAGATACCGTGAACCGGTCCAGCGCTCCCAGCACCGCCCGCGCCATGGCTTCCTCACCTTTGGCGTTGGGATGTGCGGGGGCCGCGGGCGAGGCCGGCTGCAGCGGTTCGATCCAGCGGTCCGCGGGGGCCTGGCACATGTCGTGACCCCGCGTGGGCCGGTAGGTGTCGACGTACTGGGCGTGATTCCACTCGGCGACCAGGCGGAGCATCAGGTTCAGTCGCTTCTCGGCGTCCCGCAGATAGGGGAAGTCCTTCGCCGCGAACGGCACCGAGGGATAGCAGCCGCTGCCGTCGTCGGGCAGGAGATCCGGGTAGCCGACGACGAGCACCCGGGCGTGCGGTGCCCTGGCGTGCACGGCTCGCAGGACACGGTCCACCTTCGGTGCCGTCCGCACGATGCTGACCGTCAACTGGTCGGCCCCGGACGAGGTGTAGTAGCGCCGGCACGGGTCACCCGCCGGCTCCTGCGAGCCGAGGCGCGCGCAGGTGGCGATGATGGAGCCGAACCCCATGTCGTTGCCGCCGATCTGGACGGTGACGAGGTCGGTGTTCCGCCGCACCGCCTCGAGCTGGGGCTCGTTGGTGCCCTGCGACTTCCACATGTCGTCGGTCGTCGCCCCGCTGCAGCTCACGTCCTTGAAGACGGTGACCTCCCGGGCCTCGGCCACGATCGAGGGGTAATTGCGGTCCGAACGCGCGCAGTTGGCGTCCACCTGGCGGGGGATGAGGGGACCCGAGGTGTAGGAGTCACCGAGCGCCACGTAGTGCGCGGCGCGGCCGGGCCCGGCGCCGTGCGCCGAGGCGGGGGCCGCGGAGGCGGCGACGAGAGTGCAGCCGCTGAGCGCCGCCCCTACGGCGACCGGCCATCGACGACGTCTCGCCGCTGTGCGCGGTTGTGCGTCGTTCCCCATGGAAGACCCTCCCCCTCAGGCCAGGACGGCGCGCGGAGCCGGACCGAGGGGCGGCCGCCGCACGTTCGACGGGCCCTGTATACCGTTCGGTATGTCCCCAGGGCCAGAGGTGAGCACGAGCGGCTCGGTAAAAGGCACGCGGGAGACCGGAGCCGACGTCAACTTCGTTGGGGGACAGGCCGGTTCAGCGCTCCCGGAACGCACCGTGCCCCCCCCGGCGGAGGGACTCGCCGGACGGACCCCGTCAGACGGACCCCGTCAGTCGACCGGCCAGGTGTGGACCGGGGCGTTGAGGTGCATGTAGTCGATGTACAGCTGCGTCATCCGCCGCAGTGCCTCATGGCGGCCGGAACGGGTGGAGGCGTCGAGGCGGTGGAACATCTCCTTCTGCCACACCGCCCCGTTGCGGCCGGCCACGCATCGCTGCTCGATGATGCCGAGCAGCGGCTCCCGCCAGGACTCGTCCATGCCGGAGCGCTCCAGGCCCCGGTGCGCGAGCGGCAGCAGACGCCGCAGCACGAGTTCGGGCACCGGCACCTCACCCATTCCCGGCCAGTACAGCCGTGCCTCGATCCCGTGCCGCGCCGCCGCGTGCAGATTGTCCTCGGCGGCCGAGAAGGACATCCGTGACCACACCGGACGGTCCTCCTCCACCAGCGCGCGGGTGAGACCGTAGTAGAAGGCGCCGTTGGCGAGGGTGTCGGCGACGGTCGGGCCGGCGGGCAGCACGCGGTTCTCCACGCGGACGTGCGGCTTGTCGTGGGCGACGGCGTAGACCGGGCGGTTCCAGCGGTAGATCGTGCCGTTGTGCAGGGTGAGCTCTCCGAGTTCGGGGATGTCGCCGCGGTCCAGCGTCTCCGCGGGATCCTGCTCGTCGCACAGGGGCAGCAGGGCCGGGAAGTAGCGCAGGTTCTCCTCGAAGAGGTCGAAGACGCTGTTGATCCACCGTTCCCCGAACCACACCCGCGGCCGCACCCCCTGCACCTTGATCTCCTGCGGACGGGTGTCGGTGGCCTGCTCGAACAGCGGGATGCGCGTTTCGTGCCACAGTTCCTTGCCGAACAGGAAGGGCGCGTTGGCGGCCAGCGCGACCTGCACACCGGCGATCGCCTGGGCGGCGTTCCAGTAGCCGGCGAACTCCTCCGGGGACACCTGGAGGTGGAACTGGGTGCTGGTGCACGCGGCCTCCGGAGTGATGGTGTCCGCGTAGGTCCGCAGCCGGTCGACGCCGTCCACCTCGATGCGCAGGTCCTCGCCCCGGGCCGCGAAGACCTGGTCGTTGAGCAGCCGGTAGCGCGGGTTCTCCGACAGCGCCCCCTCGCCGACGTCCTCGTGCCGCAGCGTGGGAAGGATGCCGACCATGATCAGATGTACGCCGACCGACGCGGCGCGTTCCTCCGCGTGGTTCAGCGCCTCGCGGATCTCGGACTCCCAGGCGTCGGGACCGCCCGCCGTCAGCCGGCGGGGCGGAATGTTGATCTCGAGGTTGAACCGGCCCAGTTCCGTGGACCAGGCGGGATCCGCGATCGCCTTGAGCACGTCGCTGTTGCGCATCGCGGGCTCCGCCTCGCCGTCGACGAGGTTCAGCTCGATCTCCAGCCCCACCTGGGGCCGCTCGGACTCGAACCGCGCATCGCGCAGCATCTGTGCGAACGCGTCCAGGCACTGC encodes:
- a CDS encoding SGNH/GDSL hydrolase family protein translates to MGNDAQPRTAARRRRWPVAVGAALSGCTLVAASAAPASAHGAGPGRAAHYVALGDSYTSGPLIPRQVDANCARSDRNYPSIVAEAREVTVFKDVSCSGATTDDMWKSQGTNEPQLEAVRRNTDLVTVQIGGNDMGFGSIIATCARLGSQEPAGDPCRRYYTSSGADQLTVSIVRTAPKVDRVLRAVHARAPHARVLVVGYPDLLPDDGSGCYPSVPFAAKDFPYLRDAEKRLNLMLRLVAEWNHAQYVDTYRPTRGHDMCQAPADRWIEPLQPASPAAPAHPNAKGEEAMARAVLGALDRFTVSPVRPR
- a CDS encoding glutamate--cysteine ligase, which encodes MGRDVPALVFTREDRRRYRIKMQQCLDAFAQMLRDARFESERPQVGLEIELNLVDGEAEPAMRNSDVLKAIADPAWSTELGRFNLEINIPPRRLTAGGPDAWESEIREALNHAEERAASVGVHLIMVGILPTLRHEDVGEGALSENPRYRLLNDQVFAARGEDLRIEVDGVDRLRTYADTITPEAACTSTQFHLQVSPEEFAGYWNAAQAIAGVQVALAANAPFLFGKELWHETRIPLFEQATDTRPQEIKVQGVRPRVWFGERWINSVFDLFEENLRYFPALLPLCDEQDPAETLDRGDIPELGELTLHNGTIYRWNRPVYAVAHDKPHVRVENRVLPAGPTVADTLANGAFYYGLTRALVEEDRPVWSRMSFSAAEDNLHAAARHGIEARLYWPGMGEVPVPELVLRRLLPLAHRGLERSGMDESWREPLLGIIEQRCVAGRNGAVWQKEMFHRLDASTRSGRHEALRRMTQLYIDYMHLNAPVHTWPVD